A window of Zingiber officinale cultivar Zhangliang chromosome 5A, Zo_v1.1, whole genome shotgun sequence contains these coding sequences:
- the LOC121982980 gene encoding uncharacterized protein LOC121982980: MGSVWVSYAPAKKDLDADRTPAGPGVGDGDGSHTHAVDKRQLLPVNEDLVLQRSRTPTPSSIGDGDGAHHYAIDESQLPEDGASRSEGSGALTKPPINDGGGAHHNAIDESQPPADGASRSDLSGAPTTPPINENQSPTDEASRSELIGTPTKPPTKDGGGASHNAINESQKPADEALRSKHSRTPTSPPPKDGSGAHHHANNNSQSPTNGVLRSNRPRTPPPPPINDGGGARHH, translated from the exons ATGGGATCAGTTTGG GTTAGTTATGCACCGGCGAAGAAGGACTTGGACGCCGACAGAACTCCGGCCGGACCGGGAGTCGGCGATGGCGATGGATCCCATACTCATGCTGTCGACAAGCGGCAACTGCTGCCGGTAAATGAAGATTTGGTACTTCAACGCTCGAGAACCCCGACTCCGTCGTCGATCGGTGACGGCGACGGAGCTCATCATTATGCAATCGACGAGAGCCAACTGCCAGAGGATGGAGCATCGAGATCCGAGGGCTCAGGAGCTCTGACTAAGCCACCAATCAATGACGGTGGTGGAGCTCATCATAATGCAATCGACGAGAGCCAACCGCCGGCGGATGGAGCGTCTAGATCCGATCTCTCAGGAGCTCCGACTACGCCACCTATCAATGAGAACCAATCGCCAACGGATGAAGCCTCGAGATCCGAGCTCATAGGAACTCCGACTAAACCACCGACCAAAGACGGCGGTGGAGCTAGTCATAATGCCATAAACGAGAGCCAAAAACCCGCGGATGAAGCCTTGAGATCCAAACACTCGAGAACGCCGACTTCACCGCCGCCCAAAGACGGAAGTGGAGCACATCATCATGCAAATAACAACAGCCAGTCTCCGACGAATGGAGTCTTGAGATCCAACCGCCCAAGAACTCCGCCTCCGCCGCCAATCAATGACGGCGGTGGAGCTCGTCATCATTGA